In a genomic window of Bordetella petrii:
- a CDS encoding Zn-ribbon domain-containing OB-fold protein yields MMHTDEKPGNGAPYARYVQHLRAGELAYQFSPVAGRAVFFPRVRCPWSGQDCLEWRISAGIGTVYSTSVVYPRKGDPYNVALIDLDEGFRMMSRVDGADPLQVAIGQRVRFQAVTDEGLDDPIPVFTLLEAEQ; encoded by the coding sequence ATGATGCACACCGACGAAAAACCCGGAAATGGCGCGCCCTACGCGCGCTACGTACAGCACCTGAGGGCCGGCGAGCTGGCGTATCAGTTCAGCCCGGTGGCCGGGCGCGCGGTGTTCTTCCCGCGGGTGCGCTGCCCCTGGTCGGGCCAGGACTGCCTGGAATGGCGCATCAGCGCCGGCATCGGCACGGTCTATAGCACTTCGGTGGTCTACCCGCGCAAGGGCGACCCCTACAACGTGGCCTTGATCGACCTGGACGAAGGCTTTCGCATGATGAGCCGTGTTGACGGCGCCGACCCGCTGCAGGTTGCCATCGGCCAGCGTGTCCGGTTCCAGGCCGTGACCGACGAGGGCCTGGATGACCCCATTCCCGTGTTCACGCTGCTGGAGGCCGAACAATGA
- a CDS encoding thiolase, whose protein sequence is MSIDFRPGRAVIVGAAESDLGAVGDAFSAIDLMAQGVYRALDDCGLSIGDVDGLFCATSQSRLAGLALAEYLNLPEAYIDSTSTGGSSFMGHLARAEAAVAAGLCKVAVVAYGSTQRSLGRKNTSRPEWNPYESPFKPFLPPTAYALAAARHMHEFGTTREQLAEVAVAARQWALLNPVAWEKDPLTVEEVLASRMVSYPLTIRDCCLVSDGGGAVVVTTPARARSLAKPPVYLLGSGHCTTHLTISNMPDLVNTGARVSGEMAYAQAGLTSSDIDVVGLYDAFTINPILFLEDLGFCAKGEGGAFVSGGRIAPGGTLPVNTNGGGLSYCHPGMYGIFLLIEAVRQLRGECGRRQVDGAEVALAHGNGGVLSSQYTVILGGASTC, encoded by the coding sequence ATGAGCATCGATTTTCGACCCGGCCGCGCGGTGATCGTGGGCGCCGCGGAATCCGACCTGGGCGCCGTGGGCGACGCTTTTTCGGCGATCGACCTGATGGCGCAGGGCGTATACCGCGCGCTGGACGACTGCGGGCTGTCCATTGGCGACGTGGACGGGCTGTTCTGCGCCACCTCCCAGAGCCGCCTGGCCGGCCTGGCGCTGGCTGAATACCTGAACCTGCCCGAAGCCTATATCGACTCTACCTCCACCGGCGGATCGTCGTTCATGGGCCACCTGGCGCGGGCCGAGGCCGCGGTGGCGGCGGGCCTGTGCAAAGTGGCCGTCGTGGCCTATGGCAGCACCCAACGCTCGCTGGGCCGCAAGAACACCAGCCGCCCCGAATGGAATCCGTACGAATCGCCGTTCAAGCCGTTCCTGCCGCCCACCGCCTATGCCCTGGCCGCGGCGCGCCACATGCACGAGTTTGGCACGACCCGCGAGCAGCTGGCCGAAGTGGCGGTGGCCGCCCGCCAGTGGGCGTTGCTCAATCCGGTTGCCTGGGAAAAAGACCCGCTCACCGTCGAGGAAGTGCTGGCCTCGCGCATGGTCAGCTACCCGTTGACGATTCGCGATTGCTGCCTGGTGTCTGACGGCGGCGGCGCCGTGGTGGTGACCACGCCGGCCCGGGCCCGCAGCCTGGCCAAGCCGCCGGTGTACTTGCTTGGCTCGGGGCATTGCACCACGCACCTGACCATTTCCAACATGCCGGACCTGGTCAACACCGGCGCCCGCGTATCCGGGGAGATGGCCTATGCCCAGGCCGGCCTGACCTCGTCGGACATCGATGTCGTGGGCTTGTACGACGCGTTCACGATCAATCCGATTCTGTTCCTGGAAGACCTGGGATTCTGTGCCAAGGGCGAGGGCGGTGCGTTTGTCAGCGGCGGCCGCATCGCGCCAGGCGGGACGCTGCCGGTGAACACCAATGGCGGGGGACTGTCGTATTGCCATCCCGGCATGTACGGCATTTTCTTGTTGATCGAGGCGGTGCGCCAACTGCGCGGCGAGTGCGGCCGGCGCCAGGTGGATGGCGCCGAGGTCGCGCTGGCGCACGGCAACGGCGGCGTGCTGTCGTCGCAGTACACGGTGATACTGGGAGGGGCGTCTACCTGCTAG